The sequence TCCTCAGCAATCTAAATTTCTGAAATGTTCTAAGTATCAAGTATATCAAATAAGTTAATCCATTACAGGTTTACAACAAGTTATCATATATTATGACAGGACAACTATCATTTTCTTGTTTCCAAAGAAAAGACTTCGGAAGTAAAAATAGCCCGAAGTCATAGCAAACAGATTACAATTAGTTTTGAGATTTGAACTAGGATATTGGAGTTATAACTTTCTTCTCAGCCTTCTTCTTCATTTTCTCTTTGTTCTTGGGACTTTTGTCACCCATTTAAGGCACCTCCACTCAACCAGTTTAACTCTATTATTACAGGCAAATCTCATTCCCATACATATCCATTAGATAGGTTCAATTACTATTCATTATCACTCATCGCTTCTAGCCTGCCACTTAGAAATTAGGCTCACAACTGCCAACATTATAAGCAATACCACTGAAACTATCAAAAGAATCATTGCGCTATTATCCTCAGTTGAAACTGTTAGTACTGATCCACTTTTTAAAAAAATACTTGTAATCCCTGCCACCAGTCCTGCTAAACCTATAACTATGCCAATTCTACGTCCAAGACTCTTAGCCTTAACTTTAGGTCCAACATATGACTTATTCCATATTATCCGTACCAAATAATAGGCCATACACGCATTTATAATTACTACAACATTCATGGGATAATTTAACCAACGAAACCCAAACCCATAGAGACCTATGTCTAGCAAGAGCAGGTAAAAAAGAATCATGTAAGCCTGATTTCCTATCATATTTCGCTTTTGTAATTGCATTTCATCCAATTCACTTTTATGCATTTTCATCTTCCTCCCAAAATAATTGATCGAGGGTTTTTTCCAAAACCCTACAAATGGCAATACACAACTTTATCGATGGATTGTAGTCCCCTTTTTCTATGGCATTAATAGTTTGTCGAGTTACTCCAGTAGCAGCGGCTAAATCTTTTTGTGACATGTCTTTAGCTGCTCTCGAAGCTTTTAACTTCAAATTTTTACTCATACAACACCTCTTAGATTTATAGTAGCATCTTTTTAACTTTATGTCAATTATATATTACATTATATCAATATTATTTGTCACCGTATATTAAGGCGTATAATAAGGCCGTATAAAAAGACAAAACTAAAGCCTTCCACTGAATTCATAATGGAAGGCTCAACAATTACAAGAAATATCGCTCTCAAAATAATTAAAATATAAGGGGCAAATATTTATTTGTCATACTTTTGACACATATGTTGATTATACTTCAAATATTAGATCTACTTAGATGTGAAAGGGGCTAAAGAAATTATGAAAAAAATTAAAACTTACCTCATTGCTGCTACGGTGGTTGGACTACTGGGAGTAACCGGGACAGCTTTTGCTGCAGTTACCGGCACTACGCCAGCAGAGGTTACAGCTGGTTTAACTGGGAAAACAGTAGAACAAGTCATTACTGAAAGAGCCGATGGGAAAACATACGGAACCATAGCTGATGAAGCAGGAAAACTAGAAGAATTCAAGGCTCAAATTCTCGATCAGAAGAAATCGGTCTTAGACCAAAAGGTTGCAGATAGAAGGATCACTCAAGAACAAGCAGACGCTATTTATAACTCTCTCAAATCAAATCAGGCAAACTGTGATGGAACCGGTAATGGTATCGGGAAAAGCGCGGGAACTGGATTTGGTATGGGGCAGGGACAAGGAATGGGCCAAGGTGCGGGCCGCAAAGGCAAGCAAGCAGGTTCAGCCGCTGGAGGGGGTTTTGGCAGCGGAATGGGCAGTGGAACTTGTCTTATAAACTAGAATTAATTCCACAAAAATACAGCTAAGCAGCATTACGCTGCCTAGCTGTATTTGATTTAGAAAGCACTTTTATCAACCATCAGTCTCGGATGTAAAGCATCAACTCAAATAGGTTAACTTGAATTTATTAAAGTCAGCTGGTTCACACAACATTTCAAGAATTGTAATACAAAATCCCCCTGGGTTTAAGTATGATTACGAGTAAAAACATGGTAGTCTAGAGGAAGCGTACACTGGGTATAATCCGCTTAGTCTATTAAAATCACAATTAAAGCAACCACAGAATTGGAGATTTATTAATTATCCAATAGATTGGAATTGGTGATATGAAATCCTACAAAACCTACTTAGTCACTGAAGAACATCAAGGCCTTACAGTCGAAAGCTACTTAAAACAGATTCAAATGTACTCCGGAAGAAAAATCCAAAAACTCACACGCCTTAAAGGTATTATGCAGAATAATAAGGCCGTATTCTTACAGAAGAAAATTAAAGGCGGAGATGTTTTACGCGTACTGTCTTTAGAAGATTCTTCCTACGGTGTCGAACCAGAGTCAGGAACAATTGAGGTATTGTATGAAGATAATTATCTAATCGTCTTAAACAAACCTTCAGGCCTATTAGTGCATCCCACAGGCCAAACCTCCAGTGGTACATTAAGTAATTACCTAGCCTTCTATTTTCAACAACAGGGAGTAATCTGCACAATACGACCAATACATCGCCTTGATAGAGAAACTTCGGGGTGTATTGTCTTTGCTAAAGACAGTCGTACTCAAACAATCCTGGAGACATTGTTAAAGGACGGCAGTCTGAAACGAACTTACCGAGCCTTGGTTCAAGGAATTGCAGACCCTCCATCTGGAACAATCAATGCACCCATCGGATCTCATCCTACCAAGCCAAACCGCCGAGCGGTTAACCCCAAAGGGGATCCAGCTATAACTCATTACAAGACCGTTCAGGGGCTTTCAGACGCTTCCTTGCTGGAACTGACTCTCGAAACTGGAAGGACGCATCAGATACGAGTCCATTTAACGCATCTTGGATATCCTATTATAGGGGATAGAATGTACGGAAAACCCTCGAATCTGATAAATGGGCAAGCCTTACATGCTATTTCTGTTCACTTCTCCCATCCCGTTGAGCAGCACGAAATAACCGTTCAAGCTCCTGTGCCCACTAATTTCCTTCGAGTTCTGGAACACTACTCAAGTCAAAACAGCTAATGTTACCCTCCACTAGAAGGATTGATTAACGCTAACTCATCACCATCTTTGAGTAGCACAGAAAAACACCTTCAACTTTAGCTATTTAGGCTCAGGCTTAAAACCTATCGTAAGCTTGTTGTTTTCCACAACCAGCGGTCTAATTATTGCCTTAGGATTCGCGGCAAGAAAATCAGCAACGGCCATTTCGTCAGACTCCTGAAGTTCTTTCCCCAGCTCCTTAAATGTTTTGCTCCTCTTGTTCAGGAGACTAAGGATGGAAACCTCACCAAGCTTTGCTAAGTCTGTTAATTCCTCAACTGTGAGTGGTTTTTTCACAATGTTACGGTATTCAAACTCC comes from Desulfosporosinus meridiei DSM 13257 and encodes:
- a CDS encoding DUF6773 family protein encodes the protein MHKSELDEMQLQKRNMIGNQAYMILFYLLLLDIGLYGFGFRWLNYPMNVVVIINACMAYYLVRIIWNKSYVGPKVKAKSLGRRIGIVIGLAGLVAGITSIFLKSGSVLTVSTEDNSAMILLIVSVVLLIMLAVVSLISKWQARSDE
- a CDS encoding helix-turn-helix transcriptional regulator, whose product is MSKNLKLKASRAAKDMSQKDLAAATGVTRQTINAIEKGDYNPSIKLCIAICRVLEKTLDQLFWEEDENA
- a CDS encoding RluA family pseudouridine synthase; its protein translation is MKSYKTYLVTEEHQGLTVESYLKQIQMYSGRKIQKLTRLKGIMQNNKAVFLQKKIKGGDVLRVLSLEDSSYGVEPESGTIEVLYEDNYLIVLNKPSGLLVHPTGQTSSGTLSNYLAFYFQQQGVICTIRPIHRLDRETSGCIVFAKDSRTQTILETLLKDGSLKRTYRALVQGIADPPSGTINAPIGSHPTKPNRRAVNPKGDPAITHYKTVQGLSDASLLELTLETGRTHQIRVHLTHLGYPIIGDRMYGKPSNLINGQALHAISVHFSHPVEQHEITVQAPVPTNFLRVLEHYSSQNS